A stretch of the Panicum virgatum strain AP13 chromosome 9N, P.virgatum_v5, whole genome shotgun sequence genome encodes the following:
- the LOC120690616 gene encoding cytochrome P450 714B3 isoform X2 — protein sequence MEQVAMAVKVLLSLCCVGACGLAMYLYHTLWLVPQRVLAEFRMQGIGGPPPSFPYGNIADMREAVAAAKAARASARRAAAGAGAGGIRHDYRPAVLPYYEKWRKEHGPIFTYSMGNVVFLHVSRPDVVRDINLCVSLDLGKSSYLKATHEPLFGGGILKSNGEAWLHQRKIKGMVDLMVDSAQPLLKSWEERVDRNGGITDIKIDDGIRAYSADVISRTCFGSSYIKGKEIFMKIRELQQAVSKPNVLAEMTGLRFFPSMRNKQAWELHKEIHKLILDIVKESGEDRNLLSAILHSASCSRVGIAEAENFIVDNCKSIYFAGYESTAVTAAWCLMLLGLHPEWQDRVRAEVHEVCRGRPIDSQSLQKMKNLTMVIQETLRLYPAGAFVSRQALQNLKLGGVHIPKGVNIYIPVSTMHLDPKLWSADVKEFNPERFSDVKPQLHSYLPFGAGARTCLGQGFAMAELKILISLIISKFVLKLSPHYEHSPTLKLLVEPELGVDLTLTKVQCLY from the exons atGGAGCAGGTGGCCATGGCGGTGAAGGTGTTGCTGAGCCTGTGCTGCGTGGGGGCGTGCGGCCTCGCCATGTACCTCTACCACACCCTCTGGCTCGTGCCACAGAGGGTTCTCGCCGAGTTCAGGATGCAGGGCATCGGCGGGCCCCCGCCGTCGTTCCCTTACGGCAACATCGCCGACATGCGggaggccgtcgccgccgcgaaggCCGCGCGCGCAtcggcacgccgcgccgccgcaggcgccggcgccggcggcatcaGGCACGACTACCGGCCTGCGGTGCTGCCCTACTACGAGAAATGGAGGAAAGAGCACG GTCCCATCTTCACTTACTCCATGGGGAACGTCGTATTCCTTCACGTGAGCCGGCCGGACGTGGTCCGGGACATCAACCTCTGCGTGTCGCTGGACCTCGGCAAGAGCTCCTACCTCAAGGCCACGCACGAGCCGCTCTTCGGCGGGGGCATCCTCAAGTCCAACGGCGAGGCCTGGCTGCACCAGAGGAAGATCA AGGGCATGGTGGATCTCATGGTCGATTCTGCGCAACCACTGCTGAAGTCATGGGAGGAGAGAGTTGACAGAAATGGTGGGATCACAGACATTAAGATTGATGATGGCATTAGGGCCTACTCTGCAGATGTGATCTCAAGAACGTGCTTCGGTAGCAGCTACATCAAAGGAAAAGAAATCTTTATGAAGATCAGAGAACTCCAGCAGGCTGTGTCCAAGCCAAATGTGCTAGCTGAAATGACTGGTCTAAG GTTCTTTCCTTCAATGAGGAACAAGCAGGCGTGGGAGCTTCATAAAGAAATCCACAAACTTATTCTAGACATCGTAAAGGAAAGTGGAGAAGACAGGAACTTACTAAGTGCAATTCTTCACAGCGCAAGCTGCAGCAGGGTGGGCATCGCCGAGGCAGAGAACTTTATAGTGGATAACTGCAAGAGCATATATTTTGCAGGATATGAGAGCACGGCTGTCACAGCTGCCTGGTGTCTAATGCTCCTTGGACTGCACCCAGAATGGCAGGACCGGGTACGTGCAGAAGTGCATGAAGTCTGCAGAGGCCGGCCAATAGACTCCCAATCACTTCAGAAAATGAAAAAT TTGACAATGGTGATCCAGGAAACCTTGCGCTTGTACCCAGCAGGGGCCTTTGTATCAAGGCAGGCCCTCCAGAACCTGAAGCTTGGTGGTGTACATATACCAAAAGGTGTCAACATCTACATCCCTGTCTCCACAATGCATCTTGACCCCAAGCTATGGAGCGCTGATGTGAAAGAGTTCAACCCAGAGCGCTTCTCTGATGTTAAACCCCAGCTACATTCATACTTGCCGTTTGGTGCTGGGGCACGGACCTGCCTAGGGCAGGGATTTGCTATGGCTGAGCTTAAAATCCTCATCTCTCTTATCATTTCCAAGTTTGTTCTGAAGCTCTCACCGCACTACGAGCATTCTCCGACACTTAAGCTCCTCGTGGAGCCAGAGCTTGGTGTGGACCTCACCTTAACAAAAGTGCAGTGTCTATACTGA
- the LOC120690616 gene encoding cytochrome P450 714B3 isoform X3 — translation MIILLLLGPIFTYSMGNVVFLHVSRPDVVRDINLCVSLDLGKSSYLKATHEPLFGGGILKSNGEAWLHQRKIIAPEFFLDKVKGMVDLMVDSAQPLLKSWEERVDRNGGITDIKIDDGIRAYSADVISRTCFGSSYIKGKEIFMKIRELQQAVSKPNVLAEMTGLRFFPSMRNKQAWELHKEIHKLILDIVKESGEDRNLLSAILHSASCSRVGIAEAENFIVDNCKSIYFAGYESTAVTAAWCLMLLGLHPEWQDRVRAEVHEVCRGRPIDSQSLQKMKNLTMVIQETLRLYPAGAFVSRQALQNLKLGGVHIPKGVNIYIPVSTMHLDPKLWSADVKEFNPERFSDVKPQLHSYLPFGAGARTCLGQGFAMAELKILISLIISKFVLKLSPHYEHSPTLKLLVEPELGVDLTLTKVQCLY, via the exons ATGATCATTCTACTCCTACTTG GTCCCATCTTCACTTACTCCATGGGGAACGTCGTATTCCTTCACGTGAGCCGGCCGGACGTGGTCCGGGACATCAACCTCTGCGTGTCGCTGGACCTCGGCAAGAGCTCCTACCTCAAGGCCACGCACGAGCCGCTCTTCGGCGGGGGCATCCTCAAGTCCAACGGCGAGGCCTGGCTGCACCAGAGGAAGATCATCGCCCCCGAGTTCTTCCTGGACAAGGTCAAG GGCATGGTGGATCTCATGGTCGATTCTGCGCAACCACTGCTGAAGTCATGGGAGGAGAGAGTTGACAGAAATGGTGGGATCACAGACATTAAGATTGATGATGGCATTAGGGCCTACTCTGCAGATGTGATCTCAAGAACGTGCTTCGGTAGCAGCTACATCAAAGGAAAAGAAATCTTTATGAAGATCAGAGAACTCCAGCAGGCTGTGTCCAAGCCAAATGTGCTAGCTGAAATGACTGGTCTAAG GTTCTTTCCTTCAATGAGGAACAAGCAGGCGTGGGAGCTTCATAAAGAAATCCACAAACTTATTCTAGACATCGTAAAGGAAAGTGGAGAAGACAGGAACTTACTAAGTGCAATTCTTCACAGCGCAAGCTGCAGCAGGGTGGGCATCGCCGAGGCAGAGAACTTTATAGTGGATAACTGCAAGAGCATATATTTTGCAGGATATGAGAGCACGGCTGTCACAGCTGCCTGGTGTCTAATGCTCCTTGGACTGCACCCAGAATGGCAGGACCGGGTACGTGCAGAAGTGCATGAAGTCTGCAGAGGCCGGCCAATAGACTCCCAATCACTTCAGAAAATGAAAAAT TTGACAATGGTGATCCAGGAAACCTTGCGCTTGTACCCAGCAGGGGCCTTTGTATCAAGGCAGGCCCTCCAGAACCTGAAGCTTGGTGGTGTACATATACCAAAAGGTGTCAACATCTACATCCCTGTCTCCACAATGCATCTTGACCCCAAGCTATGGAGCGCTGATGTGAAAGAGTTCAACCCAGAGCGCTTCTCTGATGTTAAACCCCAGCTACATTCATACTTGCCGTTTGGTGCTGGGGCACGGACCTGCCTAGGGCAGGGATTTGCTATGGCTGAGCTTAAAATCCTCATCTCTCTTATCATTTCCAAGTTTGTTCTGAAGCTCTCACCGCACTACGAGCATTCTCCGACACTTAAGCTCCTCGTGGAGCCAGAGCTTGGTGTGGACCTCACCTTAACAAAAGTGCAGTGTCTATACTGA
- the LOC120690616 gene encoding cytochrome P450 714B3 isoform X1, protein MEQVAMAVKVLLSLCCVGACGLAMYLYHTLWLVPQRVLAEFRMQGIGGPPPSFPYGNIADMREAVAAAKAARASARRAAAGAGAGGIRHDYRPAVLPYYEKWRKEHGPIFTYSMGNVVFLHVSRPDVVRDINLCVSLDLGKSSYLKATHEPLFGGGILKSNGEAWLHQRKIIAPEFFLDKVKGMVDLMVDSAQPLLKSWEERVDRNGGITDIKIDDGIRAYSADVISRTCFGSSYIKGKEIFMKIRELQQAVSKPNVLAEMTGLRFFPSMRNKQAWELHKEIHKLILDIVKESGEDRNLLSAILHSASCSRVGIAEAENFIVDNCKSIYFAGYESTAVTAAWCLMLLGLHPEWQDRVRAEVHEVCRGRPIDSQSLQKMKNLTMVIQETLRLYPAGAFVSRQALQNLKLGGVHIPKGVNIYIPVSTMHLDPKLWSADVKEFNPERFSDVKPQLHSYLPFGAGARTCLGQGFAMAELKILISLIISKFVLKLSPHYEHSPTLKLLVEPELGVDLTLTKVQCLY, encoded by the exons atGGAGCAGGTGGCCATGGCGGTGAAGGTGTTGCTGAGCCTGTGCTGCGTGGGGGCGTGCGGCCTCGCCATGTACCTCTACCACACCCTCTGGCTCGTGCCACAGAGGGTTCTCGCCGAGTTCAGGATGCAGGGCATCGGCGGGCCCCCGCCGTCGTTCCCTTACGGCAACATCGCCGACATGCGggaggccgtcgccgccgcgaaggCCGCGCGCGCAtcggcacgccgcgccgccgcaggcgccggcgccggcggcatcaGGCACGACTACCGGCCTGCGGTGCTGCCCTACTACGAGAAATGGAGGAAAGAGCACG GTCCCATCTTCACTTACTCCATGGGGAACGTCGTATTCCTTCACGTGAGCCGGCCGGACGTGGTCCGGGACATCAACCTCTGCGTGTCGCTGGACCTCGGCAAGAGCTCCTACCTCAAGGCCACGCACGAGCCGCTCTTCGGCGGGGGCATCCTCAAGTCCAACGGCGAGGCCTGGCTGCACCAGAGGAAGATCATCGCCCCCGAGTTCTTCCTGGACAAGGTCAAG GGCATGGTGGATCTCATGGTCGATTCTGCGCAACCACTGCTGAAGTCATGGGAGGAGAGAGTTGACAGAAATGGTGGGATCACAGACATTAAGATTGATGATGGCATTAGGGCCTACTCTGCAGATGTGATCTCAAGAACGTGCTTCGGTAGCAGCTACATCAAAGGAAAAGAAATCTTTATGAAGATCAGAGAACTCCAGCAGGCTGTGTCCAAGCCAAATGTGCTAGCTGAAATGACTGGTCTAAG GTTCTTTCCTTCAATGAGGAACAAGCAGGCGTGGGAGCTTCATAAAGAAATCCACAAACTTATTCTAGACATCGTAAAGGAAAGTGGAGAAGACAGGAACTTACTAAGTGCAATTCTTCACAGCGCAAGCTGCAGCAGGGTGGGCATCGCCGAGGCAGAGAACTTTATAGTGGATAACTGCAAGAGCATATATTTTGCAGGATATGAGAGCACGGCTGTCACAGCTGCCTGGTGTCTAATGCTCCTTGGACTGCACCCAGAATGGCAGGACCGGGTACGTGCAGAAGTGCATGAAGTCTGCAGAGGCCGGCCAATAGACTCCCAATCACTTCAGAAAATGAAAAAT TTGACAATGGTGATCCAGGAAACCTTGCGCTTGTACCCAGCAGGGGCCTTTGTATCAAGGCAGGCCCTCCAGAACCTGAAGCTTGGTGGTGTACATATACCAAAAGGTGTCAACATCTACATCCCTGTCTCCACAATGCATCTTGACCCCAAGCTATGGAGCGCTGATGTGAAAGAGTTCAACCCAGAGCGCTTCTCTGATGTTAAACCCCAGCTACATTCATACTTGCCGTTTGGTGCTGGGGCACGGACCTGCCTAGGGCAGGGATTTGCTATGGCTGAGCTTAAAATCCTCATCTCTCTTATCATTTCCAAGTTTGTTCTGAAGCTCTCACCGCACTACGAGCATTCTCCGACACTTAAGCTCCTCGTGGAGCCAGAGCTTGGTGTGGACCTCACCTTAACAAAAGTGCAGTGTCTATACTGA